From the genome of Lotus japonicus ecotype B-129 chromosome 6, LjGifu_v1.2, one region includes:
- the LOC130722579 gene encoding photosystem I chlorophyll a/b-binding protein 6, chloroplastic, with protein sequence MALSISSTALSTFPNTEKRHKVFPERTATWLPRRIHTNAKKGVSDVCEPLPPDRPLWFPGSSPPEWLDGSLPGDFGFDPIGLGSDPELLKWLAQAELMHARWAMLGVSGILIPELLEKMGYVENYSWYEAGTQEYFADPTTLFIVQLALMGWVEGRRWADLVNPGSVDIEPKLPNRPNPKPDVGYPGGLWFDPMMWGRGSPEPVMVLRTKEIKNGRLAMLAFVGFWFQAIYTGQGPIENLMAHLADPGHCNIFSAFTSR encoded by the exons ATGGCTTTATCCATTTCCTCCACTGCATTGTCAACTTTTCCAAACAC AGAAAAACGTCACAAGGTTTTCCCTGAAAGAACAGCTACATGGTTGCCCAGAAGAATCCATACAAATGCTAAAAAAGGAGTCTCAGATGTATGTGAGCCACTTCCTCCAGATAGGCCATTGTGGTTCCCTGGTAGTTCTCCTCCTGAGTGGCTTGATGGCAG TCTTCCTGGTGATTTTGGTTTTGACCCTATTGGATTAG GGTCTGACCCAGAGTTGCTTAAATGGCTTGCTCAGGCAGAGCTAATGCATGCAAGATGGGCAATGCTTGGAGTGTCTGGGATTCTCATTCCAGAACTGCTTGAAAAAATGGGATATGTTGAGAATTATTCCTGGTATGAAGCTGGTACTCAAGAGTACTTTGCAGATCCAACAACCTTGTTCATTGTGCAGTTAGCCTTAATGGGCTGGGTGGAGGGTAGAAGATGGGCTGATTTGGTTAACCCAGGGAGTGTTGACATTGAGCCCAAGCTCCCAAATAGGCCCAACCCAAAGCCTGATGTTGGTTACCCAGGTGGGTTGTGGTTTGACCCCATGATGTGGGGAAGAGGGTCACCAGAGCCAGTGATGGTGTTGAGGACCAAGGAGATCAAGAATGGTAGACTTGCAATGCTTGCTTTTGTTGGCTTCTGGTTCCAAGCTATTTATACTGGACAAGGCCCCATTGAAAACTTGATGGCACACCTTGCAGATCCTGGTCACTGCAACATTTTTTCG GCTTTCACTTCGAGGTAG